A genomic window from Gossypium hirsutum isolate 1008001.06 chromosome D10, Gossypium_hirsutum_v2.1, whole genome shotgun sequence includes:
- the LOC107914940 gene encoding 50S ribosomal protein L28, chloroplastic produces MATLATLGTTSLLRFQKADPLKASPSPHLLGSLSSQLSGIKLSCNLPDVAPLKPISSPFTPLQPVARRVCPFTGKKANKANKVSFSNHKTKKLQFVNLQYKKVWWEAGKRYVKLRLSTKVLKTIEKNGLDAVAKKAGIDLRKE; encoded by the exons ATGGCAACGTTGGCCACTTTGGGAACTACTTCACTCCTTAGGTTTCAGAAAGCAGACCCCCTAAAGGCAAGCCCATCTCCACATCTTCTGGGTTCTCTCTCTTCTCAACTCAGTGGCATCAAACTATCCTGCAACCTCCCTGACGTGGCACCTCTCAAACCCATATCCTCACCTTTCACTCCTCTCCAGCCTGTTGCTC GCAGGGTATGCCCTTTCACTGGAAAGAAGGCAAACAAAGCTAACAAAGTATCCTTCTCGAACCACAAGACAAAGAAATTGCAGTTTGTCAATCTCCAATACAAGAAGGTTTGGTGGGAAGCTGGTAAACGCTATGTAAAACTGCGCTTGTCGACCAAGGTGTTGAAGACCATAGAGAAGAACGGACTGGATGCTGTTGCTAAGAAAGCTGGAATTGATCTTCGCAAGGAATGA
- the LOC107914941 gene encoding uncharacterized protein, which translates to MLGKMGRSSRRKEKHEKVGELPQHDSNEGTSARTRPFNYDELMSKRNSKKVDEKVESVKEGNTEVRKIEKDSLIHKDFNVNRYDGGNGHGKEFSVGHERHLLGDREKRSSRKKIENADRRNDSISKQKARENHEPERRLKSEVRKDTDAKDESKYEKQTHVKRKTEKTAGGSENVYAKKHTRDLVERDRHVSRNEGKSERDDKRKHQTRDDEENRERHTTKRHETRKGHASETSDRKEKKEPSRSHHEDSNHKRRRSQSRECEDRHRRSISLSPRVHKRASHHVSEHELSSHGVKVRSGKHSDDRNRMASNGSSGHHRRHGGSSSGLGGYSPRKRKTEASVRTPSPVHRSMEKRTAKWDLAPAETENMVSGSASTNLQASSQLVSINMHAMVNALPSVSVTGNPLVVSSTGSLSFDSVQLTEATRPMRRLYVENVPASASEKAMMESFNNFLLSSGVNHIRGTKPCISCIIHKGKGQALVEFLTPEDASAALSFDGSTLSGSILKIRRPKDFVEVTGEPEKSKATVTTVNDVVEGSHDKIFIGGISKALSSEMFVEIANAFGPLKAYHFDNNEDLHEQYAILEYVDQSVTHKACAGLNGMKLGGQVITAVQAVLDGFSSGNGGDRNSCIIPQLARPLLQKPTQVLKLKNLFPEDFSSLSEAEVEEVLEDVRLECSRFGTIKSVNVVKHAKSIMANGENKMNDNMRETGTGEKLADDEINVETETMEEVTYGNSGRTAVVNFPSNSYKLVAGNSYNDEKPAGNLLDNELCRQGEFEGDINNEDVNHGSLDDELYPPGGLDSNSSAGAQLDTEMAVEDLTLEIVGKTISREAPNPIHTSKEESNYHFDRNADKIKSEAMNVEKISVVEENANLEEVNRKLPEGLSKIEDPSFKSESITSFQEIPAQLNTQKEEPDSQNDKVADNIKSEIINVDKKLVPKEDLQQEVGAGKLPKAVDGSAGSTRMEFDAIEKDENREKNNLKKIFEPGYVFVQYRRTEASCTAAHSIHGRLFDNRIVTVEYIDPNLYRVKFPE; encoded by the exons ATGCTTGGCAAGATGGGCAGATCGAGTCGGCGTAAGGAAAAGCATGAAAAAGTTGGGGAGCTTCCACAACATGATTCCAATGAAGGAACTTCTGCCCGGACTAGGCCTTTCAACTACGATGAGCTTATGTCCAAGAGGAATAGTAAAAAAGTTGATGAAAAAGTTGAAAGTGTCAAAGAAGGAAATACAGAAGTGAGGAAGATAGAAAAGGACAGCCTAATCCATAAAGATTTTAATGTTAACAGATATGATGGAGGAAATGGACATGGCAAGGAATTTTCTGTTGGTCATGAAAGGCACCTATTGGGAGACAGGGAGAAGAGAAGTTCCCGCAAGAAAATAGAGAATGCGGATAGGAGAAACGATAGCATCTCTAAACAGAAAGCTAGGGAGAATCATGAGCCTGAAAGAAGATTGAAGTCTGAAGTGAGAAAAGATACAGATGCTAAGGATGAAAGCAAATATGAGAAACAAACTCATGTGAAGAGAAAAACTGAGAAAACAGCTGGTGGTTCAGAAAATGTATACGCTAAGAAGCATACTAGAGACTTGGTGGAGAGGGATAGGCATGTCAGCAGAAATGAGGGGAAATCTGAGAGAGATGACAAGAGAAAACATCAAACTAGAGATgatgaagaaaatagagaaaGGCATACCACAAAAAGACATGAGACCCGAAAGGGGCATGCTTCAGAAACTAGTGATAGGAAGGAGAAGAAAGAACCATCGAGATCCCATCATGAGGACTCAAACCATAAAAGGAGACGTTCACAGAGCCGAGAGTGTGAGGACAGGCATAGAAGATCTATTTCTCTCTCACCAAGGGTGCACAAGCGTGCATCTCATCATGTGTCAGAGCATGAACTTTCCTCACATGGTGTAAAAGTGAGGTCTGGAAAACATTCTGATGACAGGAACAGAATGGCAAGTAATGGTTCGAGTGGCCACCATAGGCGACATGGTGGGTCCAGTAGTGGTCTTGGTGGCTACTCTCCAAGGAAGAGAAAGACTGAAGCTTCTGTTAGGACACCCTCCCCAGTTCATCGTTCAATGGAGAAGAGAACAGCTAAATGGGATCTTGCACCTGCAGAAACAGAAAATATGGTTTCTGGTTCAGCTTCTACTAATTTACAGGCATCAAGTCAATTGGTTTCCATCAATATGCATGCTATGGTCAATGCTCTTCCTAGTGTTTCAGTGACAGGGAATCCTCTAGTTGTGTCTTCGACCGGCTCTTTATCCTTTGACTCAGTTCAACTAACTGAAGCTACCAGGCCTATGAGAAGGCTTTATGTAGAAAATGTGCCAGCTTCAGCATCTGAGAAAGCTATGATGGAATCCTTCAACAATTTTTTGCTTTCATCTGGCGTTAATCATATCCGTGGAACCAAACCATGCATTAGCTGTATA ATACACAAAGGAAAGGGCCAAGCTCTTGTTGAATTCCTTACACCAGAGGATGCTTCGGCAGCTCTTTCTTTTGATGGCAGTACCTTGTCTGGTTCCATTCTCAAAATCAGGCGCCCTAAAGACTTCGTTGAAGTG ACTGGTGAACCAGAGAAATCGAAAGCAACAGTGACTACAGTCAATGATGTTGTGGAGGGTTCACATGACAAG ATATTCATTGGTGGGATTTCAAAGGCTCTTTCATCTGAAATG TTTGTGGAGATTGCTAATGCCTTCGGTCCTTTGAAGGCATATCACTTTGATAACAATGAGGATCTTCATGAACAATATGCTATTCTCGAG TATGTCGACCAGTCTGTTACTCACAAAGCCTGTGCTGGTCTGAATGGAATGAAGTTGGGAGGGCAAGTAATCACTGCAGTTCAAGCTGTTCTTGATGGTTTTTCCTCG GGAAATGGTGGAGATCGAAATTCCTGTATTATTCCTCAACTTGCGAGGCCGCTTCTTCAGAAGCCTACTCAAGTCCTTAAGCTTAAAAATCTG TTCCCAGAGGACTTCTCATCTTTATCTGAGGCGGAGGTGGAAGAAGTACTAGAAGATGTACGGTTAGAGTGTTCCAG GTTTGGTACAATCAAATCCGTTAATGTTGTCAAGCATGCGAAGAGTATCATGGCAAATGGAGAAAACaaaatgaatgataatatgaGGGAAACTGGAACCGGAGAGAAGCTAGCTGATGACGAAATAAATGTTGAAACGGAGACGATGGAAGAAGTCACTTATGGAAACTCTGGACGAACTGCTGTTGTGAACTTTCCGAGTAATTCTTACAAGTTAGTGGCAGGCAATAGTTATAATGATGAGAAACCTGCTGGCAACCTTTTGGACAATGAGTTATGCCGACAAGGTGAGTTTGAAGGTGATATCAATAATGAAGACGTAAACCATGGGAGTTTGGATGATGAACTGTATCCACCAGGGGGGCTTGATAGCAACAGTTCTGCTGGAGCTCAGCTTGATACTGAAATGGCTGTTGAAGATCTGACTTTGGAGATTGTAGGCAAGACAATTTCTCGAGAGGCCCCTAATCCGATTCATACCTCAAAAGAGgaatcaaattatcattttgacAGGAATGCTGATAAAATTAAAAGTGAAGCCATGAATGTTGAGAAGATATCAGTAGTTGAAGAGAATGCAAATCTGGAGGAAGTCAATAGAAAGTTACCTGAAGGTCTTTCAAAGATCGAAGATCCTTCCTTTAAGAGTGAGTCAATAACAAGTTTTCAAGAGATCCCTGCCCAGCTGAATACCCAAAAAGAGGAACCAGACTCTCAAAATGACAAGGTTGCTGATAATATTAAAAGCGAAATCATAAATGTAGACAAGAAATTGGTGCCCAAAGAAGATCTGCAGCAGGAAGTAGGTGCTGGAAAGTTACCAAAAGCTGTAGATGGTTCTGCTGGTAGCACAAGAATGGAATTCGATGCTATTGAGAAGGATGAAAATAGGGAGAAGAACAATTTGAAAAAGATTTTTGAGCCCGGCTATGTTTTTGTTCAGTATAGAAGAACAGAAGCATCATGCACAGCTGCACACTCTATACATGGACGGTTATTTGATAACCGGATTGTGACAGTAGAGTACATCGATCCAAACCTTTACCGGGTGAAATTTCCGGAATAA